The Rhopalosiphum maidis isolate BTI-1 chromosome 1, ASM367621v3, whole genome shotgun sequence genome has a segment encoding these proteins:
- the LOC113550127 gene encoding protein mab-21-like yields the protein MLLPSDMLATQSKMLYQLNKYCVERVETRKTATAKAVREVCKVVQTVLHEVEAQEPRFISSLAECNGRYEGLEVVSATEFEIVLYLNQMGVFNFVDDGSLPGCAVLKLSDGRKRSMSLWVEFITASGYLSARKIRSRFQTLVAQACDKCAYRDSVKMMSDTGEVKLRIRDRYVVQITPSFKCAGVWPRSAAHWPVPQLTWPHPNLIVQVKTEGFDLLSKDSVIMHGKQNSMEGDAWVMSFTDVENQLLYGGCRKRCLSILKTLRDRHLDLPGNPITNYHIKTLLLYECEKHPRDAEWEETGIADRINGILLQLISCLQCRRCPHYFIPHLDLFKGKTPASLESASKHVWRLSREILTNSRAFDKL from the coding sequence ATGCTGTTGCCGTCGGACATGTTGGCCACGCAATCCAAGATGCTGTACCAGCTGAACAAGTACTGCGTGGAACGGGTGGAGACCAGGAAAACGGCCACGGCCAAGGCGGTGCGGGAGGTGTGCAAGGTGGTGCAGACGGTGCTGCACGAGGTGGAGGCCCAAGAGCCGCGGTTCATATCATCGCTGGCCGAGTGCAACGGCCGGTACGAGGGCTTGGAGGTGGTGTCGGCCACCGAGTTCGAGATCGTGCTCTACTTGAACCAGATGGGCGTGTTCAACTTCGTCGACGACGGGTCGCTGCCCGGGTGCGCGGTGCTCAAGCTCAGCGACGGCCGCAAGCGGAGCATGAGCCTGTGGGTCGAGTTCATCACGGCGTCCGGATACCTGTCAGCCCGGAAGATCCGGTCCCGGTTCCAGACGCTGGTGGCGCAGGCGTGCGACAAGTGCGCGTACCGGGACTCGGTTAAGATGATGTCGGACACGGGCGAGGTGAAGCTCCGGATCCGGGACCGGTACGTGGTACAGATCACGCCGTCGTTCAAGTGCGCGGGCGTGTGGCCGCGGTCTGCCGCCCACTGGCCGGTGCCGCAGCTGACGTGGCCGCACCCCAACCTCATCGTACAGGTAAAGACGGAAGGGTTCGACTTGCTGTCCAAGGACAGCGTCATCATGCACGGCAAGCAGAACTCGATGGAGGGCGACGCGTGGGTCATGTCGTTCACGGACGTCGAGAATCAGTTGCTGTACGGCGGCTGCCGAAAGCGATGTCTGAGCATCCTCAAGACGCTCAGGGACAGGCACCTAGACTTGCCCGGCAACCCGATAACCAATTATCACATAAAAACGCTGTTGCTGTACGAGTGCGAGAAACACCCGCGGGACGCCGAGTGGGAAGAGACTGGTATCGCGGACCGCATCAACGGCATACTGCTGCAGCTCATCTCGTGCCTACAGTGCCGCCGGTGCCCGCACTATTTCATCCCACATCTCGACCTATTTAAGGGTAAGACCCCGGCGTCTCTGGAGAGCGCGTCCAAGCACGTGTGGCGGCTCAGCCGGGAGATACTCACCAACTCCAGAGCCTTCGACAAGCTCTGA
- the LOC113550063 gene encoding protein mab-21-like, which produces MRHGAGAAVTEAAMLVPQDMLSTQTKMSYQLGKFWAERVMTRKTAAAKTIREVCKVVQDVLREVEAQEPRFISSLVECNGRYEGLDVVSPTEFEIVLYLNQMGVLNFVDDGSLPGCAVLKLSDGRKRSMSLWVEFITASGYLSARKIRSRFQTLVAQACDKCAYRDSVKMIADTSEVKLRIREQYVVQITPSFKCAGIWPRSSAHWPLPQIPWPHPNLVAEVKTEGFDLLSKECVTLHGKQSALEGDAWVMSFVDVENRLMYGGCRKRCLSVLKTLRDRHLDLPGNPVTNYHIKTLLLYECEKHPMEMEWDELCLGDRINGILLQLISCLQCRRCPHYFLPHVDLFKGKAPGSLENAAKQTWRLTRELLTNSRAFDKL; this is translated from the coding sequence ATGAGACACGGAGCCGGTGCAGCAGTCACAGAAGCAGCGATGCTCGTGCCACAGGACATGCTGTCGACCCAGACTAAGATGTCGTACCAGCTGGGCAAGTTTTGGGCGGAACGTGTGATGACCCGGAAGACGGCAGCGGCGAAGACGATCCGGGAGGTGTGCAAGGTGGTCCAGGACGTGCTCCGAGAGGTGGAGGCCCAGGAGCCGCGATTCATATCATCGTTAGTCGAGTGCAACGGCCGGTACGAAGGCCTGGACGTGGTATCACCCACCGAATTCGAGATCGTGCTCTACCTGAACCAAATGGGCGTGCTCAACTTCGTCGACGACGGGTCACTGCCCGGGTGCGCGGTGCTCAAACTAAGCGACGGCCGCAAGCGAAGCATGAGCCTGTGGGTCGAGTTCATCACTGCGTCCGGATACCTCTCAGCTCGCAAAATCCGGTCCCGGTTCCAGACTCTGGTGGCGCAGGCGTGCGACAAGTGTGCGTACCGGGACTCGGTCAAGATGATTGCCGACACCAGCGAGGTAAAGCTCCGAATCCGCGAGCAGTACGTGGTGCAGATCACGCCGTCATTCAAGTGCGCGGGCATATGGCCCAGATCGTCCGCACACTGGCCACTGCCGCAAATCCCGTGGCCGCATCCCAACCTAGTAGCCGAGGTCAAGACCGAAGGGTTCGACCTGCTGTCAAAGGAGTGCGTGACGCTGCACGGCAAGCAGTCAGCGCTAGAGGGTGACGCGTGGGTCATGTCGTTCGTGGACGTCGAGAACCGGCTCATGTACGGCGGCTGTCGGAAGCGGTGCTTAAGCGTGCTCAAGACGCTCAGGGACAGGCACCTGGACCTGCCTGGCAATCCGGTCACCAATTACCACATCAAGACTCTGCTGCTGTACGAGTGCGAGAAACACCCGATGGAAATGGAATGGGACGAACTGTGTCTGGGCGACCGCATCAACGGTATACTGCTGCAGCTCATCTCGTGCCTTCAGTGCCGGCGGTGCCCGCACTACTTCCTGCCGCACGTCGACCTGTTTAAAGGCAAGGCACCGGGAAGCCTGGAGAATGCGGCCAAGCAGACGTGGAGGCTGACCAGAGAGTTGCTCACCAATTCCAGGGCTTTCGACAAACTGTGA